One window from the genome of Hippopotamus amphibius kiboko isolate mHipAmp2 chromosome 13, mHipAmp2.hap2, whole genome shotgun sequence encodes:
- the DGKQ gene encoding diacylglycerol kinase theta isoform X8, whose protein sequence is MAAAAEPGARAWLGGGSPLPGSPTSSPDLGAGSRSRSGPGSGPERAGARSPGSAAPGHSFRKVTLTKPTFCHLCSDFIWGLAGILCDGQGPTHGALIPVVCNFMSHEKCLKHVKTPCTSVAPSLVRVPVAHCFGPRGHYKRKFCAVCRKGLEAPGLRCEVCELHVHPDCVPFACSDCRQCHQDGHRDHDAHLHHWREGNLPSGARCELCRKTCGSSDVLAGVRCEWCGVQAHSVCSAALAPECTFGRLRTMLLPPACVRLLSRNFSKMHCFRISESAAPEPGEGDDSMDGSGLAGPGREVVAPESSKQTLKVFDGNDAVQRNHFRAITVPRLARSQEVLEAALRAYYITEDPQGFQLQALPPAAQAGDPGAPGKVWSGGATEEEEEEGSSGQGARDGPCIPRAPEAWIIRALPRAREVLKIYPAWLKVGVAYVSIHVTPQSTARTVVLEVLPLLGRQAEGLESFQLVEVLMGSRQVQRTVLADEEPLLGRLCEIRQTSLRQMSQTRFYVAESRVAAPRVSLFVGGLPPGLSPQEYSRLLDEAVASKAGLVSVSHVYSAQGAVVLDVACFAEAERLYMLVRDTAVQGRPLTALVLPEVLHTKLPPDCHPLLVFVNPRSGGLKGRDLLCSFRKLLNPHQVFELTHGGPLPGFHVFSQVPCFRVLVCGGDGTVGWVLGALEDMRHRLACPEPAVAILPLGTGNDLGRVLRWGAGYSGEDPFSVLVSVDEADAVLVDRWTILLDAHEACGGESSLAEAEPPKIVQMSNYCGIGIDAELSLDFHQAREEEPGSTTRACTCGSGCRSSATPAACTGRSGCRWSSGRWSCPASRGSSSSTSPAGAQGPTCGAPTATRGSRSHAWTMGCWRWWG, encoded by the exons ATGGCGGCGGCGGCCGAGCCCGGGGCCCGTGCCTGGCTTGGCGGCGGCTCCCCGCTCCCCGGCAGCCCGACCTCCAGCCCGGACCTGGGCGCCGGAAGCCGCTCGCGGTCGGGGCCGGGGTCGGGGCCGGAGCGGGCGGGCGCCAGGTCCCCGGGCTCCGCCGCACCCGGTCACAGCTTCAGGAAGGTGACGCTCACCAAGCCCACCTTCTGCCACCTCTGCTCCGATTTCATCTGGGGGCTGGCCGGCATCCTGTGTGACG GACAGGGGCCAACTCACGGGGCTCTCATTCCCGTAGTCTGCAACTTCATGTCCCACGAGAAGTGCCTGAAACACGTGAAGACCCCATGCACGAGCGTGGCACCCAGCCTGGTCCGA GTCCCTGTGGCCCACTGCTTCGGCCCTCGGGGGCACTACAAGCGCAAGTTCTGCGCGGTGTGCCGGAAGGGCCTGGAGGCGCCGGGGCTTCGATGTGAAG TGTGTGAGCTGCACGTTCACCCCGACTGTGTGCCCTTCGCCTGCAGCGACTGCCGCCAGTGCCACCAGGACGGGCACCGGGACCAC GACGCGCACCTCCACCACTGGCGGGAGGGGAACCTGCCCTCGGGCGCGCGCTGCGAGCTCTGCCGAAAGACGTGCGGCTCGTCCGACGTGCTGGCCGGCGTGCGCTGCGAGTGGTGCGGCGTccag GCCCACTCGGTCTGCTCCGCGGCGCTAGCCCCCGAGTGCACTTTCGGGCGCCTGCGCACCATGCTCCTGCCCCCGGCGTGCGTGCGTCTGCTGTCCCGCAACTTCAGCAAGATGCACTGCTTTCGGATCTCCGAGAGCGCGGCCCCGGAGCCGG GGGAGGGAGACGACAGCATGGACGGAAGCGGCCTCGCCGGCCCAGGTAGAGAGGTGGTGGCGCCGGAGTCTA GCAAGCAGACTCTCAAGGTCTTTGATGGCAATGACGCAGTGCAGCGAAACCACTTCCGTGCCATCACCGTACCCCGCCTGGCCAGGAGCCAGGAGGTGCTG gaGGCAGCGCTGCGGGCCTACTACATCACGGAGGACCCTCAGGGCTTCCAGCTGCAGGCGCTCCCCCCAGCCGCTCAGGCTGGTGACCCCGGGGCCCCGGGAAAGGTCTGGAGTGGTGGGGccacggaggaggaggaggaggagggcagcagCGGCCAGGGGGCCCGAGACGGCCCTTGCATCCCCCGCGCTCCTGAGGCCTGGATCATCCGTGCTCTGCCCCGCGCCCGGGAGGTCCTGAAGATCTACCCCGCTTGGCTCAA GGTGGGTGTGGCCTACGTGTCCATCCATGTGACCCCGCAGAGCACTGCCCGGACCGTGGTTCTGGAGGTCCTCCCGCTGCTCGGACGCCAG GCCGAGGGGCTGGAGAGCTTCCAGCTGGTGGAGGTGCTCATGGGCAGCAGACAAG TCCAGCGCACGGTGTTGGCGGACGAGGAGCCCTTGCTTGGCCGGCTTTGTGAGATCCGGCAG acATCCCTGCGGCAGATGAGCCAGACGCGGTTCTACGTGGCTGAGAGCAGAGTGGCGGCCCCACGTGTCTCTCTGTTCGTGGGTGGTCTGCCCCCGGGCCTGTCCCCCCAGGAGTATAGCCGTCTCCTGGATGAGGCTGTGGCCAGCAAAG CTGGCCTGGTGTCTGTGAGCCACGTCTACTCCGCACAAG GTGCCGTGGTGCTGGACGTGGCCTGCTTCGCGGAGGCCGAGCGGCTGTACATGCTGGTCAGGGACACGGCTGTGCAGGGCCGGCCGCTGACCGCCCTGGTGCTCCCGGAGGTGCTG CACACGAAGCTGCCCCCAGACTGCCACCCCCTGCTCGTGTTTGTGAACCCTAGAAGTGGAGGCCTCAAGGGCCGTGACCTGCTCTGCAGTTTTCGGAAGCTGCTCAACCCCCACCAGGTCTTTGAGCTGACCCACGGGGGACCGCTGCCCGG GTTCCACGTGTTCTCCCAGGTGCCCTGCTTCCGGGTGCTCGTGTGTGGCGGGGACGGCACTGTGGGCTGGGTGCTTGGCGCCCTGGAGGACATGCGGCACCGTCTGGCCTGTCCAGAGCCTGCTgtggccatcctgcccctgggcACAG GGAATGACCTGGGCCGGGTCCTCCGCTGGGGGGCAGGCTACAGTGGCGAGGACCCGTTCTCCGTGCTCGTGTCGGTGGACGAGGCGGACGCTGTGCTCGTGGACCGCTGGACCATCCTGCTGGACGCTCATGAGGCCTGCGGTGGGGAGAGCAGCCTGGCGGAGGCAGAGCCCCCCAAG ATCGTGCAGATGAGCAACTACTGTGGGATCGGCATCGACGCAGAGCTGAGCCTGGACTTCCACCAGGCGCGGGAGGAAGAGCCCG gctccacaacaagggCGTGTACGTGCGGGTCGGGCTGCAGAAGCTCAGCCACTCCCGCGGCCTGCACAGGGCGCTCCGGCTGCAGGTGGAGCAGCGGGAGGTGGAGCTGCCCAGCATCGAGGGGCTCATCTTCATCAACATCGCCAG CTGGGGCTCAGGGGCCGACCTGTGGGGCTCCGACAGCGACTCGAGGTTCGAGAAGCCACGCATGGACGATGGGCTGCTGGAGGTGGTGGGGGTGA
- the DGKQ gene encoding diacylglycerol kinase theta isoform X2, with product MAAAAEPGARAWLGGGSPLPGSPTSSPDLGAGSRSRSGPGSGPERAGARSPGSAAPGHSFRKVTLTKPTFCHLCSDFIWGLAGILCDVCNFMSHEKCLKHVKTPCTSVAPSLVRVPVAHCFGPRGHYKRKFCAVCRKGLEAPGLRCEVCELHVHPDCVPFACSDCRQCHQDGHRDHDAHLHHWREGNLPSGARCELCRKTCGSSDVLAGVRCEWCGVQAHSVCSAALAPECTFGRLRTMLLPPACVRLLSRNFSKMHCFRISESAAPEPGEGDDSMDGSGLAGPGREVVAPESSKQTLKVFDGNDAVQRNHFRAITVPRLARSQEVLEAALRAYYITEDPQGFQLQALPPAAQAGDPGAPGKVWSGGATEEEEEEGSSGQGARDGPCIPRAPEAWIIRALPRAREVLKIYPAWLKVGVAYVSIHVTPQSTARTVVLEVLPLLGRQAEGLESFQLVEVLMGSRQVQRTVLADEEPLLGRLCEIRQTSLRQMSQTRFYVAESRVAAPRVSLFVGGLPPGLSPQEYSRLLDEAVASKAGLVSVSHVYSAQGAVVLDVACFAEAERLYMLVRDTAVQGRPLTALVLPEVLHTKLPPDCHPLLVFVNPRSGGLKGRDLLCSFRKLLNPHQVFELTHGGPLPGFHVFSQVPCFRVLVCGGDGTVGWVLGALEDMRHRLACPEPAVAILPLGTGNDLGRVLRWGAGYSGEDPFSVLVSVDEADAVLVDRWTILLDAHEACGGESSLAEAEPPKIVQMSNYCGIGIDAELSLDFHQAREEEPGKFTSRLHNKGVYVRVGLQKLSHSRGLHRALRLQVEQREVELPSIEGLIFINIASWGSGADLWGSDSDSRFEKPRMDDGLLEVVGVTGVVHMGQVQGGLRSGIRIAQGSYFRVTLLKATPVQVDGEPWVQAPGHMIISAAGPKATGTPSRRCPPSSTRRPSPFLRPQPCLQSQEGPSPRKPGGSGPLGPALPSLHAAPSPAPPRPQGAAPPKATARDAPPDPKGPRSILPASRSGADPHSEGTQQAPRACSHPACQRPPSPPPPGARPWGPCTPDPSPQPHPPGRGSTAPASLFYVWNSLETFTRCLK from the exons ATGGCGGCGGCGGCCGAGCCCGGGGCCCGTGCCTGGCTTGGCGGCGGCTCCCCGCTCCCCGGCAGCCCGACCTCCAGCCCGGACCTGGGCGCCGGAAGCCGCTCGCGGTCGGGGCCGGGGTCGGGGCCGGAGCGGGCGGGCGCCAGGTCCCCGGGCTCCGCCGCACCCGGTCACAGCTTCAGGAAGGTGACGCTCACCAAGCCCACCTTCTGCCACCTCTGCTCCGATTTCATCTGGGGGCTGGCCGGCATCCTGTGTGACG TCTGCAACTTCATGTCCCACGAGAAGTGCCTGAAACACGTGAAGACCCCATGCACGAGCGTGGCACCCAGCCTGGTCCGA GTCCCTGTGGCCCACTGCTTCGGCCCTCGGGGGCACTACAAGCGCAAGTTCTGCGCGGTGTGCCGGAAGGGCCTGGAGGCGCCGGGGCTTCGATGTGAAG TGTGTGAGCTGCACGTTCACCCCGACTGTGTGCCCTTCGCCTGCAGCGACTGCCGCCAGTGCCACCAGGACGGGCACCGGGACCAC GACGCGCACCTCCACCACTGGCGGGAGGGGAACCTGCCCTCGGGCGCGCGCTGCGAGCTCTGCCGAAAGACGTGCGGCTCGTCCGACGTGCTGGCCGGCGTGCGCTGCGAGTGGTGCGGCGTccag GCCCACTCGGTCTGCTCCGCGGCGCTAGCCCCCGAGTGCACTTTCGGGCGCCTGCGCACCATGCTCCTGCCCCCGGCGTGCGTGCGTCTGCTGTCCCGCAACTTCAGCAAGATGCACTGCTTTCGGATCTCCGAGAGCGCGGCCCCGGAGCCGG GGGAGGGAGACGACAGCATGGACGGAAGCGGCCTCGCCGGCCCAGGTAGAGAGGTGGTGGCGCCGGAGTCTA GCAAGCAGACTCTCAAGGTCTTTGATGGCAATGACGCAGTGCAGCGAAACCACTTCCGTGCCATCACCGTACCCCGCCTGGCCAGGAGCCAGGAGGTGCTG gaGGCAGCGCTGCGGGCCTACTACATCACGGAGGACCCTCAGGGCTTCCAGCTGCAGGCGCTCCCCCCAGCCGCTCAGGCTGGTGACCCCGGGGCCCCGGGAAAGGTCTGGAGTGGTGGGGccacggaggaggaggaggaggagggcagcagCGGCCAGGGGGCCCGAGACGGCCCTTGCATCCCCCGCGCTCCTGAGGCCTGGATCATCCGTGCTCTGCCCCGCGCCCGGGAGGTCCTGAAGATCTACCCCGCTTGGCTCAA GGTGGGTGTGGCCTACGTGTCCATCCATGTGACCCCGCAGAGCACTGCCCGGACCGTGGTTCTGGAGGTCCTCCCGCTGCTCGGACGCCAG GCCGAGGGGCTGGAGAGCTTCCAGCTGGTGGAGGTGCTCATGGGCAGCAGACAAG TCCAGCGCACGGTGTTGGCGGACGAGGAGCCCTTGCTTGGCCGGCTTTGTGAGATCCGGCAG acATCCCTGCGGCAGATGAGCCAGACGCGGTTCTACGTGGCTGAGAGCAGAGTGGCGGCCCCACGTGTCTCTCTGTTCGTGGGTGGTCTGCCCCCGGGCCTGTCCCCCCAGGAGTATAGCCGTCTCCTGGATGAGGCTGTGGCCAGCAAAG CTGGCCTGGTGTCTGTGAGCCACGTCTACTCCGCACAAG GTGCCGTGGTGCTGGACGTGGCCTGCTTCGCGGAGGCCGAGCGGCTGTACATGCTGGTCAGGGACACGGCTGTGCAGGGCCGGCCGCTGACCGCCCTGGTGCTCCCGGAGGTGCTG CACACGAAGCTGCCCCCAGACTGCCACCCCCTGCTCGTGTTTGTGAACCCTAGAAGTGGAGGCCTCAAGGGCCGTGACCTGCTCTGCAGTTTTCGGAAGCTGCTCAACCCCCACCAGGTCTTTGAGCTGACCCACGGGGGACCGCTGCCCGG GTTCCACGTGTTCTCCCAGGTGCCCTGCTTCCGGGTGCTCGTGTGTGGCGGGGACGGCACTGTGGGCTGGGTGCTTGGCGCCCTGGAGGACATGCGGCACCGTCTGGCCTGTCCAGAGCCTGCTgtggccatcctgcccctgggcACAG GGAATGACCTGGGCCGGGTCCTCCGCTGGGGGGCAGGCTACAGTGGCGAGGACCCGTTCTCCGTGCTCGTGTCGGTGGACGAGGCGGACGCTGTGCTCGTGGACCGCTGGACCATCCTGCTGGACGCTCATGAGGCCTGCGGTGGGGAGAGCAGCCTGGCGGAGGCAGAGCCCCCCAAG ATCGTGCAGATGAGCAACTACTGTGGGATCGGCATCGACGCAGAGCTGAGCCTGGACTTCCACCAGGCGCGGGAGGAAGAGCCCGGCAAGTTCACGAGCAG gctccacaacaagggCGTGTACGTGCGGGTCGGGCTGCAGAAGCTCAGCCACTCCCGCGGCCTGCACAGGGCGCTCCGGCTGCAGGTGGAGCAGCGGGAGGTGGAGCTGCCCAGCATCGAGGGGCTCATCTTCATCAACATCGCCAG CTGGGGCTCAGGGGCCGACCTGTGGGGCTCCGACAGCGACTCGAGGTTCGAGAAGCCACGCATGGACGATGGGCTGCTGGAGGTGGTGGGGGTGACGGGCGTTGTGCACATG ggtCAGGTCCAGGGTGGGCTGCGCTCTGGCATCCGCATTGCCCAGGGATCCTACTTCCGTGTCACCCTCCTGAAGGCCACACCTGTGCAGGTGGACGGGGAGCCCTGGGTCCAGGCTCCCGGGCACATGATCATCTCGGCCGCAGGCCCAAAG GCCACAGGAACCCCGTCCCGGCGGTGCCCTCCGTCCTCCACACGACGGCCCTCACCGTTTCTCAGGCCACAGCCTTGTCTACAGAGCCAGGAGGGGCCGTCCCCCCGGAAGCCTGGAGGCAGCGGGCCCCTCGGTCCTGCCCTGCCGTCTCTCCATGCTGCCCcctcgcccgccccgccccgtccaCAGGGAGCCGCCCCACCGAAGGCTACGGCCAGGGATGCCCCGCCTGACCCCAAGGGCCCCCGCAGCATCCTTCCCGCCAGCAGGAGCGGGGCCGACCCGCACAGCGAGGGGACCCAGCAGGCGCCCCGGGCCTGCTCCCACCCTGCATGCCAGCgtccgccctcccctcccccgcctggGGCCCGACCTTGGGGGCCCTGCACACcggaccccagcccccagccccatcctccaGGGCGGGGCTCTACAGCCCCTGCCAGCCTGTTTTACGTTTGGAATTCTCTTGAAACATTTACTAGatgtttaaaataa
- the DGKQ gene encoding diacylglycerol kinase theta isoform X4 — protein sequence MAAAAEPGARAWLGGGSPLPGSPTSSPDLGAGSRSRSGPGSGPERAGARSPGSAAPGHSFRKVTLTKPTFCHLCSDFIWGLAGILCDGQGPTHGALIPVVCNFMSHEKCLKHVKTPCTSVAPSLVRVPVAHCFGPRGHYKRKFCAVCRKGLEAPGLRCEVCELHVHPDCVPFACSDCRQCHQDGHRDHAHSVCSAALAPECTFGRLRTMLLPPACVRLLSRNFSKMHCFRISESAAPEPGEGDDSMDGSGLAGPGREVVAPESSKQTLKVFDGNDAVQRNHFRAITVPRLARSQEVLEAALRAYYITEDPQGFQLQALPPAAQAGDPGAPGKVWSGGATEEEEEEGSSGQGARDGPCIPRAPEAWIIRALPRAREVLKIYPAWLKVGVAYVSIHVTPQSTARTVVLEVLPLLGRQAEGLESFQLVEVLMGSRQVQRTVLADEEPLLGRLCEIRQTSLRQMSQTRFYVAESRVAAPRVSLFVGGLPPGLSPQEYSRLLDEAVASKAGLVSVSHVYSAQGAVVLDVACFAEAERLYMLVRDTAVQGRPLTALVLPEVLHTKLPPDCHPLLVFVNPRSGGLKGRDLLCSFRKLLNPHQVFELTHGGPLPGFHVFSQVPCFRVLVCGGDGTVGWVLGALEDMRHRLACPEPAVAILPLGTGNDLGRVLRWGAGYSGEDPFSVLVSVDEADAVLVDRWTILLDAHEACGGESSLAEAEPPKIVQMSNYCGIGIDAELSLDFHQAREEEPGKFTSRLHNKGVYVRVGLQKLSHSRGLHRALRLQVEQREVELPSIEGLIFINIASWGSGADLWGSDSDSRFEKPRMDDGLLEVVGVTGVVHMGQVQGGLRSGIRIAQGSYFRVTLLKATPVQVDGEPWVQAPGHMIISAAGPKATGTPSRRCPPSSTRRPSPFLRPQPCLQSQEGPSPRKPGGSGPLGPALPSLHAAPSPAPPRPQGAAPPKATARDAPPDPKGPRSILPASRSGADPHSEGTQQAPRACSHPACQRPPSPPPPGARPWGPCTPDPSPQPHPPGRGSTAPASLFYVWNSLETFTRCLK from the exons ATGGCGGCGGCGGCCGAGCCCGGGGCCCGTGCCTGGCTTGGCGGCGGCTCCCCGCTCCCCGGCAGCCCGACCTCCAGCCCGGACCTGGGCGCCGGAAGCCGCTCGCGGTCGGGGCCGGGGTCGGGGCCGGAGCGGGCGGGCGCCAGGTCCCCGGGCTCCGCCGCACCCGGTCACAGCTTCAGGAAGGTGACGCTCACCAAGCCCACCTTCTGCCACCTCTGCTCCGATTTCATCTGGGGGCTGGCCGGCATCCTGTGTGACG GACAGGGGCCAACTCACGGGGCTCTCATTCCCGTAGTCTGCAACTTCATGTCCCACGAGAAGTGCCTGAAACACGTGAAGACCCCATGCACGAGCGTGGCACCCAGCCTGGTCCGA GTCCCTGTGGCCCACTGCTTCGGCCCTCGGGGGCACTACAAGCGCAAGTTCTGCGCGGTGTGCCGGAAGGGCCTGGAGGCGCCGGGGCTTCGATGTGAAG TGTGTGAGCTGCACGTTCACCCCGACTGTGTGCCCTTCGCCTGCAGCGACTGCCGCCAGTGCCACCAGGACGGGCACCGGGACCAC GCCCACTCGGTCTGCTCCGCGGCGCTAGCCCCCGAGTGCACTTTCGGGCGCCTGCGCACCATGCTCCTGCCCCCGGCGTGCGTGCGTCTGCTGTCCCGCAACTTCAGCAAGATGCACTGCTTTCGGATCTCCGAGAGCGCGGCCCCGGAGCCGG GGGAGGGAGACGACAGCATGGACGGAAGCGGCCTCGCCGGCCCAGGTAGAGAGGTGGTGGCGCCGGAGTCTA GCAAGCAGACTCTCAAGGTCTTTGATGGCAATGACGCAGTGCAGCGAAACCACTTCCGTGCCATCACCGTACCCCGCCTGGCCAGGAGCCAGGAGGTGCTG gaGGCAGCGCTGCGGGCCTACTACATCACGGAGGACCCTCAGGGCTTCCAGCTGCAGGCGCTCCCCCCAGCCGCTCAGGCTGGTGACCCCGGGGCCCCGGGAAAGGTCTGGAGTGGTGGGGccacggaggaggaggaggaggagggcagcagCGGCCAGGGGGCCCGAGACGGCCCTTGCATCCCCCGCGCTCCTGAGGCCTGGATCATCCGTGCTCTGCCCCGCGCCCGGGAGGTCCTGAAGATCTACCCCGCTTGGCTCAA GGTGGGTGTGGCCTACGTGTCCATCCATGTGACCCCGCAGAGCACTGCCCGGACCGTGGTTCTGGAGGTCCTCCCGCTGCTCGGACGCCAG GCCGAGGGGCTGGAGAGCTTCCAGCTGGTGGAGGTGCTCATGGGCAGCAGACAAG TCCAGCGCACGGTGTTGGCGGACGAGGAGCCCTTGCTTGGCCGGCTTTGTGAGATCCGGCAG acATCCCTGCGGCAGATGAGCCAGACGCGGTTCTACGTGGCTGAGAGCAGAGTGGCGGCCCCACGTGTCTCTCTGTTCGTGGGTGGTCTGCCCCCGGGCCTGTCCCCCCAGGAGTATAGCCGTCTCCTGGATGAGGCTGTGGCCAGCAAAG CTGGCCTGGTGTCTGTGAGCCACGTCTACTCCGCACAAG GTGCCGTGGTGCTGGACGTGGCCTGCTTCGCGGAGGCCGAGCGGCTGTACATGCTGGTCAGGGACACGGCTGTGCAGGGCCGGCCGCTGACCGCCCTGGTGCTCCCGGAGGTGCTG CACACGAAGCTGCCCCCAGACTGCCACCCCCTGCTCGTGTTTGTGAACCCTAGAAGTGGAGGCCTCAAGGGCCGTGACCTGCTCTGCAGTTTTCGGAAGCTGCTCAACCCCCACCAGGTCTTTGAGCTGACCCACGGGGGACCGCTGCCCGG GTTCCACGTGTTCTCCCAGGTGCCCTGCTTCCGGGTGCTCGTGTGTGGCGGGGACGGCACTGTGGGCTGGGTGCTTGGCGCCCTGGAGGACATGCGGCACCGTCTGGCCTGTCCAGAGCCTGCTgtggccatcctgcccctgggcACAG GGAATGACCTGGGCCGGGTCCTCCGCTGGGGGGCAGGCTACAGTGGCGAGGACCCGTTCTCCGTGCTCGTGTCGGTGGACGAGGCGGACGCTGTGCTCGTGGACCGCTGGACCATCCTGCTGGACGCTCATGAGGCCTGCGGTGGGGAGAGCAGCCTGGCGGAGGCAGAGCCCCCCAAG ATCGTGCAGATGAGCAACTACTGTGGGATCGGCATCGACGCAGAGCTGAGCCTGGACTTCCACCAGGCGCGGGAGGAAGAGCCCGGCAAGTTCACGAGCAG gctccacaacaagggCGTGTACGTGCGGGTCGGGCTGCAGAAGCTCAGCCACTCCCGCGGCCTGCACAGGGCGCTCCGGCTGCAGGTGGAGCAGCGGGAGGTGGAGCTGCCCAGCATCGAGGGGCTCATCTTCATCAACATCGCCAG CTGGGGCTCAGGGGCCGACCTGTGGGGCTCCGACAGCGACTCGAGGTTCGAGAAGCCACGCATGGACGATGGGCTGCTGGAGGTGGTGGGGGTGACGGGCGTTGTGCACATG ggtCAGGTCCAGGGTGGGCTGCGCTCTGGCATCCGCATTGCCCAGGGATCCTACTTCCGTGTCACCCTCCTGAAGGCCACACCTGTGCAGGTGGACGGGGAGCCCTGGGTCCAGGCTCCCGGGCACATGATCATCTCGGCCGCAGGCCCAAAG GCCACAGGAACCCCGTCCCGGCGGTGCCCTCCGTCCTCCACACGACGGCCCTCACCGTTTCTCAGGCCACAGCCTTGTCTACAGAGCCAGGAGGGGCCGTCCCCCCGGAAGCCTGGAGGCAGCGGGCCCCTCGGTCCTGCCCTGCCGTCTCTCCATGCTGCCCcctcgcccgccccgccccgtccaCAGGGAGCCGCCCCACCGAAGGCTACGGCCAGGGATGCCCCGCCTGACCCCAAGGGCCCCCGCAGCATCCTTCCCGCCAGCAGGAGCGGGGCCGACCCGCACAGCGAGGGGACCCAGCAGGCGCCCCGGGCCTGCTCCCACCCTGCATGCCAGCgtccgccctcccctcccccgcctggGGCCCGACCTTGGGGGCCCTGCACACcggaccccagcccccagccccatcctccaGGGCGGGGCTCTACAGCCCCTGCCAGCCTGTTTTACGTTTGGAATTCTCTTGAAACATTTACTAGatgtttaaaataa